The DNA sequence GTGCTGGGTCTTCTCGAATGCCTGCCGCAGTAAGCGATCGCCGATTCACATCGTTGCTTCGGAATCTGCTTGATCCCGACTGAAAAACCGTATATCGTCGGTAACAACTGTGAAACGACATCCGCGCGTCCCGTCACCGAAAGCCTGCTGCCGACCTTGTCCGAACCCGAATCGAATCAGACCACCTCTCGCTCCAGTCACTGGTGTCGCTGGGCCCTCGCCGGGATTGTCATCCTCTTTCTGATCTGGCGGGTCCCCCTCGTACTCCGCGAGGCAGGGGGGCAGGATGAAGAATGGTTCGCCATTCCCGGCTGGACGATTCTCGAGACAGGCATACCCCACGTCCCGTATGCCCCGCAACGACAGACCGGCAGTGCCTTCTATCAGGCTGACGAAGCGCTCTTCGCACTTCCGCCACTTTACTTTTATGTCTCCGCACCGCTGTACGCCGTCCTGCCTCCGACTTACAGCACGACGCGGCTCGTCTCCATCACGGCTGGGGTCGGAATCCTGATTCTGATGTACCTGCTCGCCATTCGTATATTCAAAGACCCGCTCGCTGGACTGATCGCCGCGGGTCTCTTCAGCCTCTCCCGGCTCCTTTATTTCCCGGCTGTTATCTCCCGTCCCGACATGCTCTGCTGCCTCTGGGGACTGCTGGCAATCCTGATGATGTACCGCTGGCATGCCAGCGCACGACGCTACCGCGACCTGGGCCTCGTCGGCCTCCTGCTGGGACTGGGCATGCTCACGCATCCCTTTGCGCTGGTCTACTGCATTCAGCTCGGCTGCTGGGCACTGCTCGTCAACGGGACCTGGCAACAACGCCTGTTGCGGGGCACCGTGATCACCGGTTGCGCCCTGGCGGTCTTCGCCTTATGGCTCCCTCTGATTCTGGCTTACCCCGAACCCTTCCGCTATCAGTTTTTCACCAACGTGCTTGACCGCTCCGGTCCGGGACTCGTCTCCCGTCTTCTGTTTCCCTGGCCTTACTTCGCCACGCAGTTTCAGTTGCTCCGCGAACACGCGGGCACGATTCAGCTCTCACTCATGGCCGCAGGATTAGTCATCGGCACTCTCCTGGCCTGGCGCTCCCGGGACCATCGTCAGCGCATCCTGCTGCTGCTTACCTGGTCCTCTATTTACCTGCTCATTGCCTGCCAGGGACACCACCCGACCAAAGGCTACTGGTCGTATCCCGGCTTGCTCCTGTTCCTCTGCCTGGGCTGGGGGCTGAGCCGCCTCGCTACGCTACTCTGGAACCGCAGTGTCGTCTGGCGTCTTCCGGTACTAATCGGTGCAGCCTGTCTTGTGCTGGCAATGCTTCCCGGCTCAGGAATCCGCACATGGCGCGCTCACATTGCGAACTGGTCGAATGTGAATTACAATGCACCTCGATTTATCAGTCGGATCATTCAGGAGTTACCTGCAGACGCCCGTTATACGGTCGATCGCGCCTATGTCTTCAACTTTGCAGCCGCGGGACGTCAGACGCTCCTCGGGGACAACCGCGAATTCGCCTTTGATGCACGTCCTTTTCCCTACGATTACCTAATTGTCAGCCATGACATGCAGGACAGGGGGTTAAGTAAAGAGTTCAAAGGGCGTCTCGTGGGAACCTGGGGAGATC is a window from the Gimesia benthica genome containing:
- a CDS encoding glycosyltransferase family 39 protein, which codes for MIPTEKPYIVGNNCETTSARPVTESLLPTLSEPESNQTTSRSSHWCRWALAGIVILFLIWRVPLVLREAGGQDEEWFAIPGWTILETGIPHVPYAPQRQTGSAFYQADEALFALPPLYFYVSAPLYAVLPPTYSTTRLVSITAGVGILILMYLLAIRIFKDPLAGLIAAGLFSLSRLLYFPAVISRPDMLCCLWGLLAILMMYRWHASARRYRDLGLVGLLLGLGMLTHPFALVYCIQLGCWALLVNGTWQQRLLRGTVITGCALAVFALWLPLILAYPEPFRYQFFTNVLDRSGPGLVSRLLFPWPYFATQFQLLREHAGTIQLSLMAAGLVIGTLLAWRSRDHRQRILLLLTWSSIYLLIACQGHHPTKGYWSYPGLLLFLCLGWGLSRLATLLWNRSVVWRLPVLIGAACLVLAMLPGSGIRTWRAHIANWSNVNYNAPRFISRIIQELPADARYTVDRAYVFNFAAAGRQTLLGDNREFAFDARPFPYDYLIVSHDMQDRGLSKEFKGRLVGTWGDPDDPFSCFVEVYVPEDSPVQSLDQTSQK